A part of Emys orbicularis isolate rEmyOrb1 chromosome 13, rEmyOrb1.hap1, whole genome shotgun sequence genomic DNA contains:
- the SLC25A19 gene encoding mitochondrial thiamine pyrophosphate carrier isoform X1 translates to MVGYDPKSEVKSISAVEVAVAGSASGFVTRALISPVDVIKIRFQLQIEQLSPRNPLAKYYGILQTAHRILHEEGLTAFWKGHVPAQLLSVSYGAVQFVTFECLTELVHNASPYDTRNFIVHFVCGGLAACTATMTVQPLDTLRTRFAAQGEPKVYRNLRHAVVTMYQTEGPLTFYRGLTPTIIAVFPYAGLQFSFYNLLQQLYKRVMPSEGMNTGNVKNLVCGSCAGVISKTLTYPFDLFKKRLQVGGFEQARAAFGQVRTYKGLMDCAGQIVREEGPVGLFKGLSPSLLKAALSTGFIFFWYEFFCNLLYALKDTGSTKGQEG, encoded by the exons ATGGTCGGCTATGaccccaaatctgaagtgaagTCCATCTCGGCTGTGGAGGTGGCTGTGGCAGGATCCGCATCTGGGTTTGTCACTCGGGCTCTAATCAGCCCTGTGGATGTCATCAAGATTCGCTTTCAG CTTCAGATTGAACAACTCTCCCCCAGAAACCCACTGGCTAAATATTATGGCATCTTGCAAACTGCACACCGGATCCTTCATGAGGAAGGGCTGACAGCATTCTGGAAGGGGCATGTGCCTGCTCAGCTCCTCTCAGTCAGCTATGGAGCTGTCCAG TTTGTGACCTTTGAGTGCCTGACGGAATTGGTGCACAATGCCTCACCATACGACACCCGCAACTTCATTGTGCACTTTGTGTGTGGCGGCCTGGCTGCTTGCACTGCCACCATGACAGTTCAGCCTCTTGACACACTGCGCACCCGCTTTGCTGCTCAGGGCGAGCCTAAG GTTTACCGAAATCTTCGTCATGCTGTGGTGACCATGTACCAAACAGAAGGGCCTCTGACCTTCTACAGGGGTTTGACCCCCACTATCATTGCTGTCTTTCCATACGCTGGTCTCCAGTTCTCCTTTTACAATCTCCTGCAACAATTGTATAAACGGGTGATGCCATCCGAAGGAATGAATACAG GTAATGTTAAAAACCTCGTGTGTGGCAGCTGTGCCGGAGTTATCAGCAAAACTCTTACTTACCCTTTCGACCTGTTTAAAAAGCGGTTGCAGGTGGGAGGCTTTGAGCAGGCCCGGGCAGCCTTTGGGCAG GTGCGGACGTACAAGGGTTTAATGGACTGTGCTGGGCAGATTGTGCGAGAGGAGGGGCCTGTTGGATTGTTTAAGGGTCTCTCCCCCAGCTTGCTGAAGGCTGCTCTCTCTACTGGCTTCATCTTCTTCTGGTATGAGTTCTTCTGCAACCTGCTATATGCCCTGAAGGACACTGGCAGCACTAAGGGGCAGGAAGGCTGA
- the MIF4GD gene encoding MIF4G domain-containing protein, whose amino-acid sequence MGDTGKEEYKIQSFDTETQQLLKTALKDPSCVDLEKVANIIVDQSLKDCVFSKEAGRICYTIIQAESKQVGQSIFRRSLLNRLQQEYKDREELRARSPQAWICYVTFICNIFDYLRVNNMPMMALVNPVYECLFRLAQPDSLKKEEEVDCLVLQLHRIGEQLEKMNSQPMDELFSLLRDGFLLEEGLSSLSQLLLLEIIEFRAADWKMTDAAQKYYYSEVTD is encoded by the exons ATGGGAGACACGGGCAAAGAAGAGTATAAAATACAGTCGTTCGATACTGAGACGCAGCAGTTACTGAAAACTGCTCTCAAAG ACCCCAGCTGTGTGGATCTGGAGAAAGTGGCTAATATCATCGTGGACCAGTCCCTCAAAGACTGTGTGTTCAGTAAGGAGGCTGGGCGCATCTGCTACACCATCATCCAG GCAGAGAGCAAGCAGGTGGGCCAGAGCATTTTCCGACGGAGTCTGCTTAACCGACTGCAGCAGGAGTATAAGGACCGGGAAGAGCTGCGAGCCCGCTCACCCCAGGCATGGATCTGTTACGTCACCTTCATCTGTAACATCTTTGACTACCTGAGG GTGAACAACATGCCCATGATGGCGCTGGTGAACCCAGTTTATGAATGCCTGTTCCGACTGGCGCAACCTGATAGcctgaagaaggaggaggag GTGGACTGCCTGGTGCTGCAGTTGCACCGCATTGGTGAACAGCTGGAGAAGATGAACTCCCAGCCAATGGATGAGCTCTTCTCCCTTCTCCGAGATGGTTTTctcctggaggaggggctcagctcACTCTCTCAGCTCCTGTTGCTGGAGATCATAGAGTTCCGGGCTGCAGACTGGAAGATGACAGATGCGGCTCAAAAATACTATTACAGTGAAGTCACAGATTAA
- the SLC25A19 gene encoding mitochondrial thiamine pyrophosphate carrier isoform X2 → MVGYDPKSEVKSISAVEVAVAGSASGFVTRALISPVDVIKIRFQLQIEQLSPRNPLAKYYGILQTAHRILHEEGLTAFWKGHVPAQLLSVSYGAVQFVTFECLTELVHNASPYDTRNFIVHFVCGGLAACTATMTVQPLDTLRTRFAAQGEPKVYRNLRHAVVTMYQTEGPLTFYRGLTPTIIAVFPYAGLQFSFYNLLQQLYKRVMPSEGMNTGNVKNLVCGSCAGVISKTLTYPFDLFKKRLQVGGFEQARAAFGQVRDVLINWFSYV, encoded by the exons ATGGTCGGCTATGaccccaaatctgaagtgaagTCCATCTCGGCTGTGGAGGTGGCTGTGGCAGGATCCGCATCTGGGTTTGTCACTCGGGCTCTAATCAGCCCTGTGGATGTCATCAAGATTCGCTTTCAG CTTCAGATTGAACAACTCTCCCCCAGAAACCCACTGGCTAAATATTATGGCATCTTGCAAACTGCACACCGGATCCTTCATGAGGAAGGGCTGACAGCATTCTGGAAGGGGCATGTGCCTGCTCAGCTCCTCTCAGTCAGCTATGGAGCTGTCCAG TTTGTGACCTTTGAGTGCCTGACGGAATTGGTGCACAATGCCTCACCATACGACACCCGCAACTTCATTGTGCACTTTGTGTGTGGCGGCCTGGCTGCTTGCACTGCCACCATGACAGTTCAGCCTCTTGACACACTGCGCACCCGCTTTGCTGCTCAGGGCGAGCCTAAG GTTTACCGAAATCTTCGTCATGCTGTGGTGACCATGTACCAAACAGAAGGGCCTCTGACCTTCTACAGGGGTTTGACCCCCACTATCATTGCTGTCTTTCCATACGCTGGTCTCCAGTTCTCCTTTTACAATCTCCTGCAACAATTGTATAAACGGGTGATGCCATCCGAAGGAATGAATACAG GTAATGTTAAAAACCTCGTGTGTGGCAGCTGTGCCGGAGTTATCAGCAAAACTCTTACTTACCCTTTCGACCTGTTTAAAAAGCGGTTGCAGGTGGGAGGCTTTGAGCAGGCCCGGGCAGCCTTTGGGCAGGtgagagatgttttgatcaattGGTTTTCATATGTTTAA
- the MRPS7 gene encoding small ribosomal subunit protein uS7m, with translation MAAPMAGRLAALGRRLAAPARAWLPGLTQVRWSRYGPSYLEPEVNKEVNRKPLEELSEEEKTQQELKALQPIKATASNVTSSVFSDTTISKFTNMMMKGGNKVLARSIVTQTLEVIKRKQIEKYHQASEEERESIECNPYIIFHQALKNCQPVIGLCNVQKGGKTYQVPSPLKDNRKRFLAMKWLITECREHKHHRTFMPEKLSQELLQAFNNEGPVIKRKHDMHKMAEANRAYAHYRWW, from the exons ATGGCGGCTCCCATGGCAGGGCGGCTTGCGGCGCTGGGCCGTCGGCTGGCCGCTCCCGCGCGGGCCTGGCTGCCCGG GTTGACCCAGGTGAGATGGAGCCGGTATGGCCCCAGTTACCTCGAACCAGAAGTGAACAAGGAGGTGAACCGCAAACCCCTGGAGGAGCTGTCCGAGGAGGAGAAAACACAACAGGAGCTCAAGGCCCTCCAGCCCATAAAAGCTACAGCTTCTAATGTCACCAGCTCGGTGTTCAGTGACACTACAATCAG TAAATTCACCAACATGATGATGAAGGGAGGAAACAAAGTGCTGGCCAGATCCATCGTTACACAG ACCCTAGAAGTCATTAAGAGGAAGCAGATTGAGAAATACCATCAAGCCtctgaggaggagagggagagcattGAGTGCAACCCTTACATCATCTTCCATCAGGCACTGAAAAACTGCCAGCCCGTCATTGGGCTCTGCAACGTCCAAAAAGGAGGCAAAACCTACCAG GTCCCAAGCCCTCTGAAGGACAATCGGAAACGCTTCCTCGCCATGAAGTGGTTAATTACTGAGTGCAGGGAACATAAGCATCATCGGACATTCATGCCTGAAAAACTATCCCAGGAACTGCTGCAGGCCTTCAACAATGAGGGCCCTGTGATCAAGAGAAAGCATGACATGCACAAGATGGCCGAGGCTAACCGGGCGTATGCCCATTATCGCTGGTGGTAG